In one window of Leptidea sinapis chromosome 9, ilLepSina1.1, whole genome shotgun sequence DNA:
- the LOC126966278 gene encoding SUMO-conjugating enzyme UBC9-A encodes MSGIASARLAEERKAWRKDHPFGFVARPMKNPDGSLNLMTWECAIPGKKGTPWEGGLYKLRMIFKDDYPTSPPKCKFEPPLFHPNVYPSGTVCLSLLDEEKDWRPAITIKQILLGIQDLLNEPNVKDPAQAEAYTIYCQNRLEYDKRVRAQARAMAATE; translated from the exons ATGTCGGGGATAGCAAGTGCTCGTCTTGCGGAAGAGCGGAAAGCTTGGCGCAAGGACCATCCCTTT GGTTTTGTTGCTAGACCAATGAAGAATCCTGATGGTTCTCTAAATTTAATGACTTGGGAATGTGCGATTCCTGGTAAAAAAGGG ACTCCATGGGAAGGTGGTTTGTACAAATTGAGAATGATCTTTAAAGATGACTATCCAACAAGTCCACCAAAGTGTAAATTTGAGCCTCCTCTATTTCACCCAAATGTATATCCTTCAGGAACAGTATGTCTCTCACTGCTTGATGAAGAAAAGGACTGGCGTCCTGCTATAACAATTAAGCAAATTCTGCTTGGTATTCAAGATCTGCTCAATGAACCAAATGTTAAAGATCCGGCTCAGGCAGAGGCATATACAATTTATTG cCAAAACCGTTTAGAATACGACAAGAGAGTGAGAGCACAGGCCCGTGCTATGGCGGCCActgaataa
- the LOC126966245 gene encoding general transcription factor IIH subunit 2 isoform X2: MADDEQDPKEYRWETGYEKTWEAIKEDEDGLVEGLVAEFAQKAAKRAAVARRVPIRLGMMRHLLVAIDCSEAMSSQDLKPTRFMCTLKLLEKFIEEFFDQNPLSQLGLIGLKNKRAEKLTELSGNIRKHVKTVQGLTNLALTGEPSLQNTLELADKVLKPLPGHASRELLVLFASLTTCDPGDITTTIQTLKTDGIRCSVIGLAAEVRICKKLCQDTGGEYGVVLDDVHYRSLLLEHTSPPPRARALDAGLVKMGFPHTQPPSTEADATNTDPPITVCMCHVEEGEGVGGDGHLCPQCRSKYCSLPVQCRTCGLTLASAPHLARSYHHLFPVEPFEELKNEGQSQHCFACTRSFTDLDKQIHRCTRCVEYYCWECEGLISSTLHVCPGCASRPHLYQRLPNTS; the protein is encoded by the exons ATGGCAGACGATGAACAGGATCCTAAAGAATATCGTTGGGAAACAGGCTATGAAAAAACTTG GGAGGCAATAAAAGAAGATGAAGATGGCTTGGTTGAAGGGTTGGTGGCGGAGTTTGCTCAAAAAGCTGCTAAAAGAGCAGCAGTGGCTCGGCGAGTTCCAATTCGGCTAGGAATGATGAGACACCTCCTTGTTGCAATAGATTGTTCCGAGGCTATGTCATCACAGGACTTGAAACCTACTAGATTCATGTGTACATTGAAA TTActagaaaaatttattgaagaatTCTTTGATCAGAACCCATTGAGTCAACTAGGACTGATAGGATTGAAAAATAAAAGGGCAGAGAAACTTACAGAGCTCTCGGGAAACATTAGAAAACATGTTAAAACAGTGCAAGG CTTAACAAATCTGGCATTAACTGGGGAACCATCACTGCAGAATACGTTAGAGTTGGCAGATAAAGTGCTAAAGCCACTTCCAGGACATGCCTCAAGAGAACTTCTTGTTCTGTTTGCGTCTCTCACTACTTGCGATCCAGGAGATATAACAACAACTATTCAG acTTTAAAAACAGATGGTATCAGATGCTCTGTTATTGGACTCGCTGCAGAAGTAAGAATATGTAAGAAATTATGCCAAGATACAGGAGGAGAATATGGG GTGGTGTTGGACGACGTGCACTATCGCTCGCTGCTGCTGGAGCACACGTCGCCGCCGCCCCGTGCGCGCGCTCTGGACGCGGGGCTCGTCAAGATGGGGTTCCCCCACACCCAGCCTCCCTCGACCGAGGCAGACGCCACCAACACCGACCCGCCGATCACAGTGTGCATGTG CCACGTGGAGGAGGGCGAGGGTGTCGGAGGAGACGGCCACCTGTGTCCGCAGTGCCGCAGCAAGTACTGCTCGCTGCCGGTGCAGTGCCGCACGTGCGGCCTGACGCTGGCGTCCGCGCCGCATCTCGCCAG GTCGTACCATCACTTATTCCCAGTTGAGCCGTTTGAGGAGTTGAAGAATGAGGGACAGAGTCAACATTGTTTTGCTTGCACGAGGTCGTTTACGGACCTAGATAAGCAG ATACATCGGTGTACCCGTTGCGTGGAGTACTACTGCTGGGAGTGCGAGGGTCTGATATCGTCGACGCTGCACGTGTGTCCAGGCTGTGCGTCTAGGCCGCACCTCTATCAGCGGCTACCGAACACTTCCTAA
- the LOC126966245 gene encoding general transcription factor IIH subunit 2 isoform X10 yields MADDEQDPKEYRWETGYEKTWEAIKEDEDGLVEGLVAEFAQKAAKRAAVARRVPIRLGMMRHLLVAIDCSEAMSSQDLKPTRFMCTLKLLEKFIEEFFDQNPLSQLGLIGLKNKRAEKLTELSGNIRKHVKTVQGLTNLALTGEPSLQNTLELADKVLKPLPGHASRELLVLFASLTTCDPGDITTTIQTLKTDGIRCSVIGLAAEVRICKKLCQDTGGEYGVVLDDVHYRSLLLEHTSPPPRARALDAGLVKMGFPHTQPPSTEADATNTDPPITVCMCHVEEGEGVGGDGHLCPQCRSKYCSLPVQCRTCGLTLASAPHLARSYHHLFPVEPFEELKNEGQSQHCFACTRSFTDLDKQIHRCTRCVEYYCWECEGLISSTLHVCPGCASRPHLYQRLPNTS; encoded by the exons GGAGGCAATAAAAGAAGATGAAGATGGCTTGGTTGAAGGGTTGGTGGCGGAGTTTGCTCAAAAAGCTGCTAAAAGAGCAGCAGTGGCTCGGCGAGTTCCAATTCGGCTAGGAATGATGAGACACCTCCTTGTTGCAATAGATTGTTCCGAGGCTATGTCATCACAGGACTTGAAACCTACTAGATTCATGTGTACATTGAAA TTActagaaaaatttattgaagaatTCTTTGATCAGAACCCATTGAGTCAACTAGGACTGATAGGATTGAAAAATAAAAGGGCAGAGAAACTTACAGAGCTCTCGGGAAACATTAGAAAACATGTTAAAACAGTGCAAGG CTTAACAAATCTGGCATTAACTGGGGAACCATCACTGCAGAATACGTTAGAGTTGGCAGATAAAGTGCTAAAGCCACTTCCAGGACATGCCTCAAGAGAACTTCTTGTTCTGTTTGCGTCTCTCACTACTTGCGATCCAGGAGATATAACAACAACTATTCAG acTTTAAAAACAGATGGTATCAGATGCTCTGTTATTGGACTCGCTGCAGAAGTAAGAATATGTAAGAAATTATGCCAAGATACAGGAGGAGAATATGGG GTGGTGTTGGACGACGTGCACTATCGCTCGCTGCTGCTGGAGCACACGTCGCCGCCGCCCCGTGCGCGCGCTCTGGACGCGGGGCTCGTCAAGATGGGGTTCCCCCACACCCAGCCTCCCTCGACCGAGGCAGACGCCACCAACACCGACCCGCCGATCACAGTGTGCATGTG CCACGTGGAGGAGGGCGAGGGTGTCGGAGGAGACGGCCACCTGTGTCCGCAGTGCCGCAGCAAGTACTGCTCGCTGCCGGTGCAGTGCCGCACGTGCGGCCTGACGCTGGCGTCCGCGCCGCATCTCGCCAG GTCGTACCATCACTTATTCCCAGTTGAGCCGTTTGAGGAGTTGAAGAATGAGGGACAGAGTCAACATTGTTTTGCTTGCACGAGGTCGTTTACGGACCTAGATAAGCAG ATACATCGGTGTACCCGTTGCGTGGAGTACTACTGCTGGGAGTGCGAGGGTCTGATATCGTCGACGCTGCACGTGTGTCCAGGCTGTGCGTCTAGGCCGCACCTCTATCAGCGGCTACCGAACACTTCCTAA
- the LOC126966245 gene encoding general transcription factor IIH subunit 2 isoform X11 codes for MHLLLEKFIEEFFDQNPLSQLGLIGLKNKRAEKLTELSGNIRKHVKTVQGLTNLALTGEPSLQNTLELADKVLKPLPGHASRELLVLFASLTTCDPGDITTTIQTLKTDGIRCSVIGLAAEVRICKKLCQDTGGEYGVVLDDVHYRSLLLEHTSPPPRARALDAGLVKMGFPHTQPPSTEADATNTDPPITVCMCHVEEGEGVGGDGHLCPQCRSKYCSLPVQCRTCGLTLASAPHLARSYHHLFPVEPFEELKNEGQSQHCFACTRSFTDLDKQIHRCTRCVEYYCWECEGLISSTLHVCPGCASRPHLYQRLPNTS; via the exons ATGCATCTG TTActagaaaaatttattgaagaatTCTTTGATCAGAACCCATTGAGTCAACTAGGACTGATAGGATTGAAAAATAAAAGGGCAGAGAAACTTACAGAGCTCTCGGGAAACATTAGAAAACATGTTAAAACAGTGCAAGG CTTAACAAATCTGGCATTAACTGGGGAACCATCACTGCAGAATACGTTAGAGTTGGCAGATAAAGTGCTAAAGCCACTTCCAGGACATGCCTCAAGAGAACTTCTTGTTCTGTTTGCGTCTCTCACTACTTGCGATCCAGGAGATATAACAACAACTATTCAG acTTTAAAAACAGATGGTATCAGATGCTCTGTTATTGGACTCGCTGCAGAAGTAAGAATATGTAAGAAATTATGCCAAGATACAGGAGGAGAATATGGG GTGGTGTTGGACGACGTGCACTATCGCTCGCTGCTGCTGGAGCACACGTCGCCGCCGCCCCGTGCGCGCGCTCTGGACGCGGGGCTCGTCAAGATGGGGTTCCCCCACACCCAGCCTCCCTCGACCGAGGCAGACGCCACCAACACCGACCCGCCGATCACAGTGTGCATGTG CCACGTGGAGGAGGGCGAGGGTGTCGGAGGAGACGGCCACCTGTGTCCGCAGTGCCGCAGCAAGTACTGCTCGCTGCCGGTGCAGTGCCGCACGTGCGGCCTGACGCTGGCGTCCGCGCCGCATCTCGCCAG GTCGTACCATCACTTATTCCCAGTTGAGCCGTTTGAGGAGTTGAAGAATGAGGGACAGAGTCAACATTGTTTTGCTTGCACGAGGTCGTTTACGGACCTAGATAAGCAG ATACATCGGTGTACCCGTTGCGTGGAGTACTACTGCTGGGAGTGCGAGGGTCTGATATCGTCGACGCTGCACGTGTGTCCAGGCTGTGCGTCTAGGCCGCACCTCTATCAGCGGCTACCGAACACTTCCTAA
- the LOC126966245 gene encoding general transcription factor IIH subunit 2 isoform X12, whose protein sequence is MHLLLEKFIEEFFDQNPLSQLGLIGLKNKRAEKLTELSGNIRKHVKTVQGLTNLALTGEPSLQNTLELADKVLKPLPGHASRELLVLFASLTTCDPGDITTTIQTLKTDGIRCSVIGLAAEVRICKKLCQDTGGEYGVVLDDVHYRSLLLEHTSPPPRARALDAGLVKMGFPHTQPPSTEADATNTDPPITVCMCHVEEGEGVGGDGHLCPQCRSKYCSLPVQCRTCGLTLASAPHLARSYHHLFPVEPFEELKNEGQSQHCFACTRSFTDLDKQIHRCTRCVEYYCWECEGLISSTLHVCPGCASRPHLYQRLPNTS, encoded by the exons TTActagaaaaatttattgaagaatTCTTTGATCAGAACCCATTGAGTCAACTAGGACTGATAGGATTGAAAAATAAAAGGGCAGAGAAACTTACAGAGCTCTCGGGAAACATTAGAAAACATGTTAAAACAGTGCAAGG CTTAACAAATCTGGCATTAACTGGGGAACCATCACTGCAGAATACGTTAGAGTTGGCAGATAAAGTGCTAAAGCCACTTCCAGGACATGCCTCAAGAGAACTTCTTGTTCTGTTTGCGTCTCTCACTACTTGCGATCCAGGAGATATAACAACAACTATTCAG acTTTAAAAACAGATGGTATCAGATGCTCTGTTATTGGACTCGCTGCAGAAGTAAGAATATGTAAGAAATTATGCCAAGATACAGGAGGAGAATATGGG GTGGTGTTGGACGACGTGCACTATCGCTCGCTGCTGCTGGAGCACACGTCGCCGCCGCCCCGTGCGCGCGCTCTGGACGCGGGGCTCGTCAAGATGGGGTTCCCCCACACCCAGCCTCCCTCGACCGAGGCAGACGCCACCAACACCGACCCGCCGATCACAGTGTGCATGTG CCACGTGGAGGAGGGCGAGGGTGTCGGAGGAGACGGCCACCTGTGTCCGCAGTGCCGCAGCAAGTACTGCTCGCTGCCGGTGCAGTGCCGCACGTGCGGCCTGACGCTGGCGTCCGCGCCGCATCTCGCCAG GTCGTACCATCACTTATTCCCAGTTGAGCCGTTTGAGGAGTTGAAGAATGAGGGACAGAGTCAACATTGTTTTGCTTGCACGAGGTCGTTTACGGACCTAGATAAGCAG ATACATCGGTGTACCCGTTGCGTGGAGTACTACTGCTGGGAGTGCGAGGGTCTGATATCGTCGACGCTGCACGTGTGTCCAGGCTGTGCGTCTAGGCCGCACCTCTATCAGCGGCTACCGAACACTTCCTAA
- the LOC126966282 gene encoding BET1 homolog, protein MRRARDGYHYQPIPRTVTDDVVEHENNMMAEELSGKITTLKHMSIEIGNEVRYQDKLLRGLDDDADRSSGFLAKTMGRVLRIGKGNHNYYIFYLFLFSIFVFFLLYIVLKFR, encoded by the coding sequence ATGAGAAGAGCAAGAGATGGATATCACTATCAGCCAATTCCTCGAACTGTTACTGATGACGTTGTCGAACATGAAAACAACATGATGGCAGAGGAGCTTAGTGGGAAAATAACAACCCTAAAACATATGTCCATAGAAATTGGTAATGAGGTCCGATACCAAGATAAACTTCTTCGAGGTCTGGATGATGATGCAGATAGAAGTTCAGGATTTTTGGCAAAAACTATGGGAAGAGTTTTGAGAATTGGGAAAGGAAACCACAATTACtacatattttacttattcttattttctatatttgtttttttcctGCTGTACATTGTATTGAAGTTCAGGTGA